In Deltaproteobacteria bacterium, the sequence GTGCACGACGCGCAGCGATGCTGCCAGGCGGAAGCGTGCGTCGGGCCAGTGCTCCGGCGCGAGCTCGCAGAGCGCACGCGCTTCGAGGCCGGGCGGCTCGTCGGGAGCTTCCTGCGCCTCGAGCTGGGCCTGCTCGAGTCGCGCGAGATAGGAGAGCCTCGCGCGGAATCGCGTACGAGTCGGCCAACGCGAACCCCTCGATGAAGCCGGCGAGTGCCCGCCCATGACGAGCGTAGTCGTGCGTGCTCGGCGGATGCGCGGCGGCGTACTCATCCGCGAGCGCCGTGAAGTCTCGCGGCGTGAGCACGCGCGCGAGCGTGGGAAAGTTCGCGGCGAGCGCGGCTCGCAGGTTCGTGGTGTAGGCGTCGCTGTAGACGCGCAGACCGCGCGCGGCGCTGACGGGGCACTGCGCGTCGAGCAACGCAGTGAGGCCAGGCGTCGCGTGATCGAAGCGCAGCGGCTTCTCGACGGCGCGCTGCCAGAAGTCGCGCTGCTGTGCGGCCCAAGCGCCGGTCGGCGCAGCGAGCGAGCCCAGCCGGATACGGTGCGCGCGGCGCGCGCGCGGCTGCACGCGACTCTCCGGGGTGTTCGCCTCGTGCCAGATCTCGCGCGCGCGATCGAGCTCGCCAATCAGCTGCGGCAGCTCCGGGATCGCGTCGTCGCGCTCGAGCATCACGTGCGCGTGCGGGAAGCGGCGCACGACTTGGTTGAACAGCGCCCATACGTCGTCGTGAATCTCGGCGCCGTGCGTGTCGATGCGCACCTCCGGCTGCACCTCGCGCACGCGCGCGGCGACGTGGCGCAGCGCTTCGTCGGTGCAGGGCAGGGGGAGCAGCTCGTGGCTGTTCACGCTCGCGACGCCGGTCCAGCACAGGTGATCGGAGATCCAGCGCGCGCGCGTGCGCTCAGCGAGCTCGCGAACTTTGCGCAGATGAGTGCGATCGAGCGCGTCGACCGAGCCGAGATTCATCGAGACGCCGTGAAGCACCGCGGGATACGCCGCCGCGAGCTGCTCGGTGAGTGCAGCAGCCCGCGGCGGGACGTCCAAGTGATTCTCCGTGAGCAGCTCGAGGAAGCCGAGCGGTGGGCGCGTCCGCAGGATCTCGTGCGCATGCTGCGCACGCAGGCCGAGGCCGAGACCCAGGTCGGGCGAGCCGAAACGATTCACCGCGGCTCCGCGCTACTCGGCCGCCGCGGCTTCACCATTGCAGCCGTTGGCGCCGTTGCAGCCATTCGCCTCGGCGTGCTCGCCGGCTCTCGCGGTTTCGCCGTTGCAGCCGTTGGCGCCGTTGCAGCCGTTGGCCTCCGCGGTGTCGCCCTCGGCCGTCGCGCCGTCGCTGCAGCCGAGCGCGAGAGCGGCGCCGGCAACGATGCCGGCGAGCGCGGCCGCCTGTGCGAGGCGGATGCGCTTGTTCGTGGTTCGCTTCATGACGGGTCTCCTGTGCGCGCGGCGCGCGCGTAGCCGGCGGGATGATTCGCCGCGCGGTTCGCGCGCATGGACGCCGTGAGCGCCGCACCGGTAACGCGCGTGACTCCGCGCGCTCGCGCGCATCCGAGGGGCGAACTCACGCGCGCCTCGCCGGGCGCAACCAGGAGTCGCCATGTCGAAGCTTCTCGCCCTCTCTCGCGCGCTGCTCGGTCTTGCGGATCGCCTCGCCTTCGCGCCGCCGCTGATCGCGCGGCTCGTCGTCGGCGTCGTCTTCGCGCACTCGGGCTGGGGCAAGCTGCACAACCTCGATCAGGTCGCGCAGTTCTTCGCGAGCCTCGGCATTCCCTTCGCCGAGCTGCAGGCGCCCTTCGTGGCGGGCGTCGAGCTCGGCTGCGGCCTGCTCGTGTTGTTAGGGCTAGCGACGCGGATCGCGGCGATCCCGCTGATCGGCACGATGGTCGTCGCGCTCGCCACCGCGCTCGCGCCGAAGATCACCGGCGTGAACGCGCTGTTCGGTCTCTCCGAGTTCCTCTACATCGCGCTGCTCGCGCAGCTCGCGATCGGCGGCGGCGGTGCGCTTTCGCTCGACGCGCTCGTCGCGCCGAAGCTCGGCCTCGGGCGCGCGTCGCGAGGCGCTGGCGGCATGCCCGGCGCCATGGTGCGGGCGTAGGCGAGTCTCGAGCGGAGCGGGCCATGTTGCGGATCACGCGCTGCGCCGGCGCGGACGGCGCGCTGTCGCTTCGCCTCGAAGGGCGGCTCGCGGCGAGCGATCTGCCCGCGCTCGCGAGCGCGGTCGCTACGCACGCGCCGCGCGCCGTGGCGCTCGATCTCAGCGAGCTGCGCGCGCTCGACAATCCCGCGCGCGCGTGGCTCGAGGCGCTGATCGCGTCGGGCGCGCGCGTCACCGCCGCGACGCCGTTCATCGCGCGCCTGCTCGGCGCGCGCGGCTGAGCGCGGCAGTTCAGCGCGAGCGAGCAGCATGCGTAACTCCGCTTGCCCCTCGGCGAGGCGCGCGCCCCGGCCCGCGGGTCCCACCCAGCGCAATCCCTCGCGCGTCCGGATCGGAGCGGCGCGCAGGAGCGAGCCCGGTGACCGCGCGGAGTCGGTGCCGGCCGTCGCCGAGGAGGGGTCGTTCCTGGCGGCGCCGCACCCGGCGTGGTCGATCTCCGAGGGTTCGGGCCGCAGAAACTCGGTGCCGGTCGGCTCGCTCTGCCATGCTGCTCCGGCGGGTGGTCACGTCACTTCCGCGTAACCGAGAGGCCAATCTTCGCGTCAACCGTGTGTCATCTTGGGCGCTGCGCGCCGACACAGCCTGGTGTCGTGGGGGCCGGAGCCTCTCGGTTTGGAGTCCGCCATGAGCGAAGCCGTCGCGTCCGATTCCGGCGCCCGTGCTCTGCGAAAGTGGAACGCGGAGCTCGCCTATCGCTCGATCGTCGAAGCCACCGCCGACCGCGCTGGCCTCGACTTCATGCGTCAGCTCGTGAAGAACCTCGCGCAGTCGTTGGGGGTGCAACACGCCTTCGTGGCGGAGTTCGCGGGCGCCGAAGACCGCGTGCGCACGCTCGCGTTCTGGAGCGGCGGCGACTGGCGCGCGAACGTGGAGTACCGCCTCTCGGGCACGCCCTGCGAAAACGTGATCGCCGGCAAGTTCTGCCTCTACCCCGACGGCGTGCAGCAACGCTTCCCGTACGACGCCGACCTCGTGACGCTCGGCGCGCGCAGCTATCTCGGCGTGCCGCTGAAGGGTGCGCAAGGCCAGACGTTCGGCCACCTCGCGGTGCTCGACAGCGAGCCGATGGCGGAATCGCCGCGCGACCTCGCGCTGTTCGAGGTGTTCGCGAATCGCGCGCGCGTCGAGATGGAGCGCCTGCACGCCGAGGCGGTGATGCAGCACGCGCTGCGCGAGCTCGAGGTGCGGCTCGAGACCACGCGGCGCGACCTGCTCGGCGCGCAGCAGAGTCTCGATCTCGCCTACGGCGAGCTGCAGGCGCTGCTCGCGATCAACCAGTCGAGCACGAAGCATCTGCGCCGCGCGGATCTCTTCGCCGAGCTCGCGCGCTCGGTGAAGCCGCTGCTCGCGTGCGAGCGCTTCGGCATCGAGGTGCCGACGGGGCCCGAGAGCCTGCGCGTGCACGTGCTCGCGCTGGATCAGCCCGCGCGCGGGCCGATGATCGAGGAGTTCCCGTCCGCGGGAACGGCTTGTCGCTGGGCGCAGGAGCAGCGTCAGCGGTACGTGGCTGCCTCGCGCGACGAGCTGCGCGCGCGCTTCCCGATGACCCACGTC encodes:
- a CDS encoding DoxX family protein; protein product: MSKLLALSRALLGLADRLAFAPPLIARLVVGVVFAHSGWGKLHNLDQVAQFFASLGIPFAELQAPFVAGVELGCGLLVLLGLATRIAAIPLIGTMVVALATALAPKITGVNALFGLSEFLYIALLAQLAIGGGGALSLDALVAPKLGLGRASRGAGGMPGAMVRA
- a CDS encoding DUF692 family protein; this encodes MNRFGSPDLGLGLGLRAQHAHEILRTRPPLGFLELLTENHLDVPPRAAALTEQLAAAYPAVLHGVSMNLGSVDALDRTHLRKVRELAERTRARWISDHLCWTGVASVNSHELLPLPCTDEALRHVAARVREVQPEVRIDTHGAEIHDDVWALFNQVVRRFPHAHVMLERDDAIPELPQLIGELDRAREIWHEANTPESRVQPRARRAHRIRLGSLAAPTGAWAAQQRDFWQRAVEKPLRFDHATPGLTALLDAQCPVSAARGLRVYSDAYTTNLRAALAANFPTLARVLTPRDFTALADEYAAAHPPSTHDYARHGRALAGFIEGFALADSYAIPREALLSRATRAGPARGAGSSRRAARPRSACALRARAGALARRTLPPGSIAARRALQPRCGALRACGRSRREAAAAEALAR